Proteins found in one Carassius auratus strain Wakin chromosome 12, ASM336829v1, whole genome shotgun sequence genomic segment:
- the tob1b gene encoding protein Tob1b, producing MQLEIQVALNFIISYLYNKLPRRRVNIFGEELERQLKKKYEGHWYPDKPYKGSGFRCIHVGEKVDPVVEEAAKESGLDIEDVRNNLPQDLSVWIDPFEVSYQIGEKGAVKVLFVDDSGENGSELDKEIRNSFNPEAQVFMPISDPVGISSESSSPSPPPFGQSAAVSPSFMPRSTQPLTFTTASFAATKFGSTKMKNGGRNGGKVARSSPTNLGLNVNSLLKQKAISSSMHSLYGYGLGASPPLQKASALSPNAKEFVFPNLQGQGSSGGATFPSENPLGLSPLQYSNAFDVFAAYGSINDKSLVDGLNFSLGNMQYSNQQFQPVMAN from the coding sequence ATGCAGCTTGAAATCCAAGTAGCGCTCAACTTCATCATTTCATACCTGTACAACAAACTCCCGCGGCGGAGAGTCAACATCTTTGGCGAGGAGCTGGAGCGGCAGCTGAAGAAGAAATACGAAGGACACTGGTACCCCGACAAGCCATACAAAGGATCCGGGTTTCGGTGCATCCACGTGGGAGAGAAGGTGGATCCGGTCGTGGAGGAAGCAGCCAAAGAAAGCGGGCTGGATATCGAGGACGTCCGCAACAATTTGCCTCAGGATCTCAGCGTTTGGATCGACCCTTTCGAAGTGTCCTATCAGATCGGGGAGAAGGGAGCGGTTAAGGTGCTCTTCGTGGACGATAGCGGAGAGAACGGCTCCGAGCTGGACAAGGAGATCAGGAACAGTTTCAACCCGGAGGCTCAGGTCTTCATGCCAATTAGCGACCCGGTGGGCATCTCATCCGAGTCCAGCTCGCCGTCGCCTCCACCGTTTGGCCAGTCGGCGGCCGTCAGCCCGTCCTTCATGCCGCGCTCCACCCAGCCTTTAACCTTCACCACCGCCTCGTTCGCCGCCACCAAGTTCGGCTCCACCAAGATGAAGAACGGCGGCCGAAACGGCGGCAAAGTCGCTCGCAGCTCTCCCACCAACCTGGGCCTGAATGTCAACAGCCTCCTCAAGCAGAAAGCCATCTCCAGCTCCATGCATTCGCTCTACGGCTACGGCCTGGGAGCTTCGCCTCCGCTGCAGAAAGCGTCTGCGCTCTCGCCCAACGCCAAGGAGTTCGTGTTCCCCAACCTGCAAGGCCAAGGGAGCTCCGGAGGCGCGACGTTCCCGAGCGAAAACCCGCTCGGCCTCAGTCCTCTGCAGTACAGCAATGCCTTCGATGTGTTCGCAGCCTACGGGAGCATCAACGACAAGTCGCTCGTGGATGGCTTAAACTTCAGTCTCGGCAACATGCAGTATTCAAACCAGCAATTCCAGCCAGTCATGGCTAACTAA